A DNA window from Acinetobacter sp. 10FS3-1 contains the following coding sequences:
- a CDS encoding monovalent cation/H+ antiporter subunit A produces the protein MDTSVLPIIILLPLVLGTTLVSWLKQFSRGVTALGAIGVSLSSFLLLVSQAPAVFKGAVITQSWSWLPQLGIDFSFRLDSLGLLFSLLISGIGTLIYIYAYYYLSPKNSLSKLYILLMLFMAAMLGISLSNNLLILLVFWEMTSISSFLLVGYWSNYEAAQRGSRMALTITGMGGLAMLGGFILLGQMTGTYQIDQILTMTEQIQAHHLFVPTLLLILLGAFTKSAQFPFHFWLPNAMAAPTPVSAYLHSATMVKAGLFLIARLLPIFAGAALFHNIVTFVGLFTLLIAAFFAIFKEDLKGLLAYSTISHLGLIMCLLGIGSPLAVAAAIFHIINHATFKAALFMIAGIIDHESGTRDLRKLSGLWQLLPFSATLTMITAASMAGMPLTNGFLSKEMFFTELVSTLSGPVMVVSAIAATLAGIFAVAYSIRLVHGVFFDGPLGQQVPNKTAHEPPFGMRAPATLLAILCILVGLLPALLVENIVNSTARAATQNFAFEGTHLALWHGINLPLFMSLVALIGGVIFYFALAKGGTIREIDLDPKLGRLQGRILFDLFLKSLLLNSRRFRRATENGKLQSYLLWIMLFTTTLVALPLIGNGITAGTRELTHAPTLAIVLWLLLFSACWMMLWFHHERIKAVLISGAVGLVVTMVFIGFSAPDLALTQITVDVVTTVLLLMSLSLLPQLTPYESSMSRRWRDAIIAITGGVGIAVIAWLILTRDHNSLSWFFLQQSIPLGGGTNVVNVILVDFRGFDTFGEITVLGIAAIGVLSLMDGMRAHGATMTQGLTYRFNPSPLMLRITASWILPVALVISLYIFLRGHNLPGGGFIAGLVTSLALIIQYIAIGQDQAEKLLGAKSGRLYEIWIGVGLTIAGLTGVAAWFWSRPFLTSAHIYVSPPILGEMHLASAALFDAGVYITVVGATMLMISVLGDSRHSSMTGPVPRG, from the coding sequence ATGGATACGAGTGTGCTGCCGATTATTATATTGTTACCCTTAGTATTAGGCACAACCCTTGTCTCGTGGCTGAAGCAATTTTCCCGCGGGGTAACGGCTTTAGGCGCAATTGGCGTCAGCCTGAGCAGTTTTCTACTCTTAGTGAGCCAGGCACCTGCAGTATTTAAGGGTGCCGTCATTACTCAAAGTTGGTCCTGGTTACCGCAACTCGGGATCGATTTCAGTTTCCGTCTGGACTCACTGGGCCTGCTCTTTTCCCTGTTGATTAGCGGTATTGGTACGCTGATCTACATTTATGCCTACTACTATCTCAGCCCCAAAAATTCGCTCAGTAAACTGTACATCCTGCTCATGCTGTTTATGGCAGCCATGCTTGGTATTTCATTATCTAATAATCTGCTGATTCTGCTGGTGTTCTGGGAAATGACCAGTATTTCCTCCTTCCTGCTGGTGGGTTACTGGAGCAATTACGAGGCGGCACAGCGCGGTTCACGTATGGCGCTGACCATTACCGGTATGGGGGGTCTGGCCATGCTCGGTGGCTTTATCCTACTGGGTCAGATGACGGGAACTTATCAGATCGACCAGATTCTGACCATGACTGAGCAGATTCAGGCCCATCATTTATTCGTTCCCACCTTGTTGCTGATTCTGCTCGGCGCTTTTACCAAAAGTGCCCAGTTTCCATTTCATTTCTGGTTACCGAATGCTATGGCCGCGCCTACACCGGTGTCTGCCTATCTGCATTCAGCGACGATGGTCAAAGCCGGGCTCTTTTTAATAGCACGTTTGTTGCCAATTTTTGCCGGAGCCGCGTTATTTCATAATATCGTGACCTTCGTTGGCCTGTTCACTTTGTTGATAGCGGCCTTCTTTGCCATTTTTAAAGAGGACCTGAAAGGTCTGCTTGCCTATTCGACCATCAGTCATTTGGGCCTGATCATGTGTCTGCTCGGTATTGGCTCACCGCTGGCAGTGGCCGCCGCGATTTTCCATATTATCAACCATGCCACCTTTAAAGCAGCGCTGTTCATGATTGCCGGTATTATTGACCATGAGTCAGGCACGCGTGATTTGCGTAAACTATCCGGTTTATGGCAGCTGCTTCCCTTTAGCGCCACCCTGACAATGATCACGGCCGCTTCGATGGCAGGTATGCCTTTGACCAATGGTTTCCTGTCCAAGGAAATGTTCTTTACCGAACTGGTTTCGACCTTAAGTGGTCCGGTAATGGTGGTGTCAGCCATTGCTGCAACTCTGGCTGGTATTTTTGCAGTTGCTTATTCTATTCGTCTGGTACATGGCGTGTTCTTTGATGGGCCGCTCGGCCAGCAAGTACCGAATAAAACAGCGCATGAGCCACCTTTCGGTATGCGTGCACCAGCCACCTTACTGGCCATCTTATGTATTCTGGTCGGGTTGCTGCCTGCTTTACTGGTTGAAAACATCGTCAATAGTACAGCGCGGGCTGCCACCCAGAACTTTGCATTTGAAGGAACCCATCTGGCCTTATGGCATGGTATTAACCTGCCGCTGTTCATGAGTCTAGTTGCCCTGATTGGTGGGGTAATCTTTTATTTTGCGCTGGCCAAAGGCGGTACCATTCGTGAAATTGATCTGGACCCGAAACTCGGCAGATTACAGGGCCGCATTCTCTTTGACCTGTTTCTGAAAAGCCTGTTATTAAATTCGCGCCGTTTCCGTCGCGCCACTGAAAATGGCAAGCTGCAAAGCTATCTCTTATGGATTATGCTGTTTACCACAACTCTGGTTGCCCTGCCCCTGATCGGCAATGGCATCACTGCCGGTACGCGTGAACTGACGCATGCGCCTACCCTGGCGATTGTGTTGTGGCTATTACTCTTCTCGGCCTGCTGGATGATGCTGTGGTTTCATCATGAGCGGATCAAGGCGGTACTGATTAGTGGTGCGGTGGGTCTGGTTGTCACGATGGTCTTTATCGGCTTTTCGGCACCAGATTTAGCGCTCACCCAGATCACGGTCGATGTGGTCACTACGGTACTGCTACTCATGAGCCTGTCTTTATTACCTCAATTAACGCCGTATGAGTCCAGCATGTCTCGCCGCTGGCGCGATGCCATTATCGCCATTACAGGCGGTGTCGGCATTGCTGTCATTGCCTGGCTGATCTTAACCCGCGATCATAATTCATTGTCCTGGTTCTTCCTGCAACAATCCATTCCTCTGGGCGGCGGTACTAATGTGGTCAATGTGATTCTGGTCGATTTCCGTGGGTTTGATACTTTCGGCGAAATTACCGTACTGGGTATTGCCGCCATTGGAGTGCTCAGCTTGATGGATGGCATGCGCGCGCATGGCGCTACCATGACCCAAGGCCTGACCTATCGCTTTAATCCGTCGCCTCTCATGCTACGGATCACTGCATCCTGGATTTTACCGGTCGCACTGGTGATCAGCCTGTATATCTTCCTCAGAGGCCATAACCTGCCAGGGGGGGGATTTATTGCCGGTCTGGTAACCTCATTGGCCTTGATTATTCAGTATATTGCAATCGGTCAGGATCAGGCTGAAAAACTGCTGGGGGCTAAATCTGGACGTCTCTATGAAATCTGGATTGGTGTAGGCTTAACCATCGCCGGCCTCACCGGTGTGGCGGCCTGGTTCTGGTCACGCCCCTTCCTGACCAGTGCACATATTTATGTCTCGCCACCCATCTTGGGAGAAATGCATCTGGCTTCGGCGGCCCTGTTTGATGCCGGCGTATATATTACGGTGGTAGGTGCCACCATGCTGATGATCTCAGTTCTGGGCGACTCCCGCCACTCCAGCATGACCGGTCCGGTACCAAGAGGATAA
- a CDS encoding monovalent cation/H+ antiporter subunit D, translated as MTEFLNFWTQHTPIFSILLPAFTAFTLLLLGNPGAGALATDWRQPWRRGISHVSSLLGLGIAISYLISSSQGEISVYALSEWSAPFGIVLVLDQLSALMLVMTYALAVPIVWYASRGWDARGRYFHTMVHFLLMGLSGAFLTGDLFNLFVFFEILLMASYVLLLHGQGKARFQLGVHYVVINLLASAMFLIGLGMIYGSVGSLNMADVARLIPTLAEDEHQLAVAGGLMLFVVFGIKAAMLPLGFWLPKTYAVATTPVAALFTIMTKVGIYAILRINGTVFDDEYSHQILMNCLLVIGLITSVYGVICAIGTERLRRFVGFMVLSSIGTILVAIAINTTDAWAGALYYTVHSTLIGAAFYLLSGWITSQRGEFKDHFNIAPKMKQHKTVSLTYFIIALMMAGLPPFSGFFGKVFILQASADSPYQMIILFTILLVSLLSILAFTRVGFILFWRSIRPEDDPDSLDFSKYEALPSKAPPRNDTVIYLLLAGLMAYVVFAAPVYQYNYQTAVQIKNNPLYETALLKRDAEGQFISVQPYRSDNLPETKYGGETADPNAHLIPYVISEATLEGEHISKFKQQQINQQYIEQYSHDDNQLKPAEGP; from the coding sequence ATGACTGAATTCCTCAATTTCTGGACTCAACATACCCCGATTTTCAGTATCCTTCTGCCGGCATTTACGGCATTTACTCTACTGCTTTTGGGCAACCCCGGTGCTGGTGCTCTGGCCACCGACTGGCGCCAGCCTTGGCGTCGCGGCATCAGCCATGTTTCCAGCCTGCTCGGCCTGGGGATTGCGATCAGCTATCTGATCAGTAGCAGTCAGGGGGAAATCAGTGTTTATGCCTTAAGTGAATGGTCCGCACCTTTCGGTATTGTTCTTGTGCTGGATCAACTGTCTGCATTGATGCTGGTCATGACCTATGCCCTGGCCGTACCCATAGTCTGGTATGCCAGTCGCGGCTGGGATGCACGCGGACGCTATTTCCATACCATGGTGCACTTTTTGTTAATGGGCCTGAGTGGTGCATTTCTGACAGGTGACCTGTTTAACCTGTTTGTATTCTTTGAAATTCTGCTTATGGCCTCTTATGTCCTGTTGTTACATGGACAAGGTAAGGCACGTTTCCAGCTGGGCGTACATTATGTCGTCATTAACTTGCTGGCTTCGGCCATGTTCCTGATTGGACTGGGCATGATTTATGGCAGTGTGGGCAGCCTGAATATGGCAGATGTTGCCCGCCTGATTCCCACCTTGGCAGAGGATGAGCATCAACTGGCTGTTGCCGGAGGATTGATGCTGTTCGTGGTCTTCGGCATCAAGGCAGCCATGCTTCCACTTGGCTTCTGGCTGCCCAAAACCTATGCGGTTGCCACCACGCCTGTGGCCGCTTTATTCACCATCATGACCAAAGTCGGGATTTATGCGATTTTGCGTATTAATGGCACCGTTTTTGATGATGAATATAGCCATCAGATTTTAATGAACTGCCTGCTGGTGATCGGTCTGATTACCTCAGTCTATGGGGTGATCTGCGCGATTGGCACAGAACGCTTACGCCGCTTTGTCGGCTTTATGGTGCTCTCTTCAATCGGCACGATTCTGGTGGCAATTGCCATCAACACCACCGATGCCTGGGCAGGTGCGCTGTATTATACAGTGCACAGCACCTTGATCGGCGCAGCCTTTTATCTGTTGAGTGGCTGGATTACCTCGCAACGGGGCGAATTTAAAGATCATTTTAACATTGCCCCCAAGATGAAACAGCACAAGACTGTCTCTTTGACGTATTTCATTATTGCTCTGATGATGGCAGGCTTACCGCCTTTTAGCGGCTTCTTTGGCAAAGTGTTTATCTTGCAGGCCTCTGCGGATTCACCTTATCAGATGATTATCCTCTTTACTATTTTACTGGTGAGCTTGCTGAGCATTCTGGCCTTTACCCGCGTAGGCTTTATTTTGTTCTGGCGTTCCATCCGCCCGGAAGATGATCCGGATTCGCTGGATTTCAGTAAGTATGAGGCCCTGCCAAGCAAGGCACCACCACGTAATGATACAGTTATTTATCTGCTTCTGGCTGGCCTGATGGCTTATGTGGTTTTTGCTGCTCCCGTCTATCAATACAACTATCAGACTGCCGTACAGATCAAAAACAATCCTCTGTATGAGACAGCGCTACTGAAACGTGATGCTGAAGGCCAGTTTATCAGTGTACAGCCATACCGTTCAGATAATCTGCCAGAAACCAAATATGGGGGAGAAACCGCAGATCCGAATGCGCATTTGATTCCGTATGTGATTTCAGAAGCGACTCTCGAAGGCGAACATATTTCCAAATTTAAGCAACAGCAGATTAATCAGCAGTATATTGAACAGTACAGCCATGATGATAATCAACTCAAACCGGCGGAGGGACCCTAG
- a CDS encoding Na+/H+ antiporter subunit C: MISLELLLASAIGLLTATGIYLILRARTFPVVLGLAMIGYAVNMFLFAMGRIQMNSPAVLTTATEVTDPLPQALVLTAIVIGFATTAFIVQLALRSRYESGTDHVDSKEESLQVDPREDEP; encoded by the coding sequence ATGATTAGCTTAGAACTTTTATTAGCTTCTGCGATCGGTCTGCTCACCGCTACCGGTATTTACTTAATTCTGCGGGCACGTACTTTTCCGGTGGTACTGGGACTGGCCATGATCGGCTATGCCGTGAATATGTTCCTGTTTGCGATGGGACGGATCCAAATGAATTCTCCCGCCGTCCTAACCACTGCCACGGAAGTGACCGACCCTCTGCCTCAGGCACTGGTATTAACGGCCATTGTCATCGGTTTTGCCACGACCGCCTTTATTGTTCAGCTCGCCCTGCGTAGCCGCTACGAATCAGGAACAGACCACGTTGATTCAAAAGAAGAAAGCTTGCAAGTTGATCCACGTGAGGATGAGCCATAA